One segment of Megachile rotundata isolate GNS110a chromosome 4, iyMegRotu1, whole genome shotgun sequence DNA contains the following:
- the Ube2g1 gene encoding ubiquitin-conjugating enzyme E2G 1 isoform X2: MKFITEIWHPNIEKNGNVCISILHEPGDDKWGYEKASERWLPVHTVETILISVISMLADPNDESPANVDAAKEWRESYTEFKRKVARCVRKSQEECL, translated from the exons atgaaatttataaCAGAAATATGGCATCCAAACA TTGAGAAGAATGGTAATGTATGCATATCGATTTTGCATGAACCTGGAGATGATAAGTGGGGTTATGAAAAAGCATCGGAACGATGGTTACCAGTTCACACAGTTGAGACCATTCTCATAAGTGTTATTAGTATGCTTGCAGATCCTAATGATGAAAGTCCTGCTAATGTGGATGCTGCC AAAGAGTGGAGGGAAAGTTATACAGAATTTAAAAGAAAGGTGGCAAGGTGTGTCAGAAAAAGCCAAGAGGAGTGTTTGTAG
- the Ube2g1 gene encoding ubiquitin-conjugating enzyme E2G 1 isoform X1: MSEPQSALLLRKQLAELNKNPVEGFSAGLIDDNDIYQWEVLIIGPPDTLYEGGFFKAHLQFPKEYPLRPPRMKFITEIWHPNIEKNGNVCISILHEPGDDKWGYEKASERWLPVHTVETILISVISMLADPNDESPANVDAAKEWRESYTEFKRKVARCVRKSQEECL, translated from the exons ATGTCAGAGCCACAGTCCGCGCTTCTACTACGAAAACAATTAGCAG aattaaataaaaacccAGTAGAAGGGTTTTCAGCAGGCCTTATAGATGACAATGACATATATCAGTGGGAAGTACTCATTATTGGACCTCCAGACACATTATA TGAAGGTGGGTTTTTCAAAGCACACTTACAGTTTCCAAAAGAATATCCACTTAGGCCACcaagaatgaaatttataaCAGAAATATGGCATCCAAACA TTGAGAAGAATGGTAATGTATGCATATCGATTTTGCATGAACCTGGAGATGATAAGTGGGGTTATGAAAAAGCATCGGAACGATGGTTACCAGTTCACACAGTTGAGACCATTCTCATAAGTGTTATTAGTATGCTTGCAGATCCTAATGATGAAAGTCCTGCTAATGTGGATGCTGCC AAAGAGTGGAGGGAAAGTTATACAGAATTTAAAAGAAAGGTGGCAAGGTGTGTCAGAAAAAGCCAAGAGGAGTGTTTGTAG
- the LOC143264383 gene encoding uncharacterized protein LOC143264383, which produces QFPSGNLCHRNGTDENDICGTEPPTSLFAHENEINILKDSFNQVDVTRDCKPILKLEDHVPPIPGVYMLPKVDEEAEENTEM; this is translated from the coding sequence CAATTTCCGTCTGGCAACCTGTGCCACAGGAACGGCACCGACGAGAACGATATTTGTGGAACGGAACCGCCGACCAGCCTGTTCGCCCACGAGAACGAAATCAATATCCTGAAGGACTCTTTCAATCAAGTGGACGTCACCAGAGACTGCAAGCCGATCTTGAAACTCGAGGATCACGTACCGCCGATTCCTGGTGTCTACATGTTGCCGAAGGTCGACGAAGAGGCCGAGGAGAACACTGAAATGTAA